A DNA window from Nitrospira sp. contains the following coding sequences:
- a CDS encoding Glutamate formimidoyltransferase (MaGe:77307622), with translation MAKIIECVPNFSEGRNATTVQALAAALESIPGVWLLDRTSDSDHHRSVLTFAGNPEAVLEAAFQAIQLATKLIDLRNHRGGHPRIGATDVVPFVPIQDTTMEDCVHLARRLGERVGTALQIPVFLYEQASGHPDRARLETIRQGGLSGLEARMAAGLNWRPDFGPTHLHETAGAIVIGARPPLIAFNMNLNTADLSIAKQIAKTIRHSNGGLPSVKAIGVALPSRGIVQVAMNLADYRVTSMATAFRAVHTEAVNAGVDIVESELIGLVPQAALDQAASSLLQIGNFAASHILETRLADARAGRPCTDAGATITSYLHALASATPTPAGGAAAALVGALAASLGTMGARIGKQTEQEQSLSDLSQRLATLMQRDCEAYEAVSQARRLPVDQANRPSLLAAALEHATEVPLKIAELASEAGQTITAIRMQLPPAVQSDLTVGIILAIAAGEAGLHTANTNIKLQRNQPVAARQTQQMTKIANRLEELKGLCYTPPPST, from the coding sequence ATGGCGAAAATCATTGAATGCGTCCCCAACTTCAGCGAAGGGCGGAATGCCACCACCGTTCAAGCGCTGGCGGCAGCCCTGGAATCGATTCCCGGCGTCTGGCTGCTGGATCGAACGAGCGATTCCGATCACCATCGATCCGTACTGACGTTTGCGGGCAATCCCGAAGCCGTCCTGGAAGCCGCGTTTCAGGCCATACAACTGGCAACAAAGTTGATTGATCTGCGCAACCACCGCGGCGGTCATCCTCGCATCGGGGCAACGGATGTCGTCCCTTTTGTCCCGATTCAAGACACGACAATGGAAGACTGCGTTCATCTCGCCCGCAGGCTAGGCGAACGCGTGGGAACAGCATTGCAGATCCCGGTGTTTCTCTACGAACAAGCGTCCGGGCACCCGGATCGAGCCAGGCTGGAAACGATCCGGCAGGGAGGATTGTCCGGGTTGGAGGCAAGAATGGCGGCCGGACTGAATTGGCGGCCGGACTTTGGGCCAACTCATCTTCATGAGACAGCGGGAGCCATCGTCATCGGGGCCAGACCTCCACTGATTGCGTTCAATATGAACCTGAATACGGCTGATCTCAGTATCGCCAAGCAAATTGCCAAGACCATTCGGCATTCCAATGGCGGCCTGCCCTCTGTGAAAGCTATCGGGGTCGCGCTGCCGAGCCGCGGGATCGTGCAAGTTGCTATGAATCTCGCCGATTACCGCGTGACCTCGATGGCCACGGCCTTCCGCGCCGTTCACACCGAGGCCGTCAACGCCGGTGTGGACATCGTCGAAAGCGAACTGATCGGCCTCGTTCCTCAGGCCGCGCTGGATCAGGCTGCTTCATCGCTCCTACAGATTGGAAACTTCGCCGCCTCCCACATTCTAGAAACAAGACTGGCCGACGCTAGAGCAGGCAGACCATGCACAGATGCTGGAGCAACAATTACCTCCTACCTTCACGCGCTGGCTTCAGCCACACCGACACCAGCCGGCGGCGCAGCCGCAGCACTAGTGGGAGCCCTTGCAGCATCCTTGGGTACCATGGGCGCTCGCATCGGGAAGCAGACAGAGCAAGAGCAATCACTCAGCGACTTGAGTCAGAGGCTTGCCACCCTGATGCAGCGTGACTGCGAAGCCTATGAAGCCGTCTCACAAGCCCGACGCCTCCCTGTCGATCAGGCCAACCGTCCTTCGCTTCTCGCAGCCGCACTGGAACACGCAACGGAGGTTCCGCTCAAGATAGCGGAACTCGCTAGTGAGGCGGGACAGACCATCACCGCCATTCGAATGCAGCTGCCGCCCGCGGTGCAATCTGACTTAACGGTCGGAATTATCTTAGCGATTGCAGCAGGAGAGGCAGGGCTTCACACTGCCAACACCAACATAAAACTGCAACGAAATCAGCCCGTTGCCGCTCGCCAGACTCAACAAATGACCAAGATCGCCAACCGTCTTGAGGAACTCAAGGGGCTATGCTACACTCCGCCGCCTAGTACGTAG
- a CDS encoding 30S ribosomal protein S21 (MaGe:77307623), translating to MEIKVFNNNVEKALKVAKKKLAGEGLFRELKRRRFYEKPSVRKKAKLREAQRRRQKWLSKRKPE from the coding sequence ATGGAAATTAAAGTTTTCAATAACAACGTTGAAAAAGCTCTGAAGGTTGCCAAGAAGAAGCTGGCGGGCGAAGGGTTGTTCCGCGAATTGAAGCGCCGCCGTTTCTATGAAAAGCCGAGCGTCAGGAAAAAAGCGAAACTGCGCGAAGCTCAACGCCGCCGTCAGAAGTGGTTGTCCAAGCGGAAGCCCGAGTAG
- a CDS encoding Endonuclease III (MaGe:77307624): protein MRQDQIHAAIRIVRREIRQWQEPVVGVVARESNRDPFRILISCLLSLRTKDKTTAEASERLFALAYEPATMLALPLKKIEQAIYPVCFYRTKATSILKICQRLLETYSGTVPDSIGELVTLSGVGRKTANLVVTVGYGKPGICVDIHVHRISNRWGYIATKTPDESEEALRKKLPKQYWITYNDLLVPFGQNLCQPVSPWCSKCKLTEYCDRVGVKKSR, encoded by the coding sequence ATGCGCCAGGATCAGATCCATGCCGCGATCAGGATCGTCAGGCGAGAGATTCGTCAATGGCAGGAGCCGGTCGTGGGGGTCGTGGCGCGAGAATCGAACCGCGATCCATTCCGTATCCTGATCTCCTGCCTTCTCAGTCTTCGTACGAAAGATAAAACCACCGCTGAAGCCAGCGAACGGTTGTTTGCCTTGGCGTATGAGCCGGCCACGATGCTCGCGCTGCCTCTCAAGAAAATCGAACAGGCCATTTACCCGGTCTGTTTCTACCGGACCAAAGCCACATCCATCCTGAAGATCTGTCAACGGCTCTTAGAGACATATAGTGGAACCGTTCCCGATTCCATCGGTGAATTGGTCACGCTTTCAGGAGTGGGGCGAAAAACCGCCAACCTGGTCGTCACGGTCGGCTACGGTAAACCAGGCATCTGCGTCGATATTCACGTACACCGGATCAGCAATCGCTGGGGCTACATTGCGACAAAAACCCCTGACGAGAGCGAAGAAGCGTTGCGAAAAAAACTCCCTAAACAATACTGGATCACCTACAACGATCTCTTGGTGCCATTCGGACAGAACCTCTGCCAGCCAGTCTCACCCTGGTGCAGCAAATGCAAACTGACGGAGTATTGCGATCGAGTGGGTGTGAAGAAAAGCCGTTAA